The following proteins are encoded in a genomic region of Bicyclus anynana chromosome 12, ilBicAnyn1.1, whole genome shotgun sequence:
- the LOC112055810 gene encoding allantoicase-like, which translates to MLDISNVPSFTELSEFASTSAGGKVIFASDDFFATCENMIADSEPIFIAEKYTEFGKWMDGWETRRKRIPGHDWCILKLATKCVVRGLLVDTAFFTGNYAPKYSIQAACLTPEEEALLPERDTQMGSACTECDLERLKQLRSDKWEEIVPVTALRPGYDDTRMNYQKVVSDEAFTHIRVNIYPDGGIARLRVFGEAKPEAPPCDQLVDLASLLTGATCVGHSNAHYGHPKNVIKPRKGETMADGWETARQLDRPEILESSDDGTLKTTGEEWAVYKLGFNGRIQKICVDTEHFKGNYPDSIKIEGTLLDQEEWTHSKPITWYNILKPSKLSAHNEHWFTCNSDVISHIKVTIAPDGGFSRLRAFGHIEPTII; encoded by the exons atgctAGACATCAGTAACGTGCCTTCGTTCACGGAGTTGAGTGAATTTGCTAGTACCAGT GCTGGCGGTAAGGTAATATTCGCCAGTGATGACTTCTTCGCAACATGTGAAAACATGATAGCAGACTCGGAGCCGATTTTCATCGCCGAGAAATACACGGAATTCGGAAAATGGATGGACGGCTGGGAAACGCGACGCAAGAGGATACCCGGCCACGATTGGTGCATACTGAAGTTAGCTACGAAGTGTGTTGTTAGAG GACTACTAGTAGATACAGCGTTCTTCACTGGAAACTATGCACCTAAATACTCCATCCAGGCAGCCTGTTTGACTCCTGAAG AGGAGGCGTTATTACCGGAAAGGGACACACAAATGGGGTCGGCGTGCACCGAATGTGACTTGGAGCGGCTGAAACAGCTTAGATCTGACAAATGGGAGGAAATTGTCCCCGTAACGGCGCTCCGGCCAGGCTACGATGACACCAGGATGAACTACCagaag GTTGTGTCTGATGAAGCATTCACTCATATAAGAGTGAATATATACCCCGATGGCGGCATAGCAAGACTGCGAGTATTCGGTGAGGCGAAGCCTGAGGCGCCGCCCTGTGATCAGTTAGTGGATCTGGCGTCTTTACTCACTGGAGCTACTTGTGTAG GACATTCTAACGCACACTACGGTCATCCGAAGAATGTAATAAAGCCTAGAAAAGGGGAGACCATGGCAGATGGATGGGAGACAGCTAGACAACTTGACAGACCAGAAATTCTTGAATCCAGTGATGACGGTACATTGAAAACTACAG GAGAAGAGTGGGCAGTCTACAAATTGGGTTTCAATGGAAGAATCCAGAAGATTTGCGTTGATACAGAACACTTTAAAGGCAACTATCCTGATTCCATAAAAATAGAGGGAACATTATTAGATCAAGAGGAATGGACGCATTCAAAACCTATCACCTGGTACAACATTTTAAAGCCAAGCAAg ctATCAGCCCACAACGAACATTGGTTTACTTGCAACTCTGACGTCATCTCACACATCAAGGTCACCATAGCACCAGACGGCGGATTCAGCAGACTTCGGGCGTTCGGTCACATTGAGCCTACTATAATTTGA